The following nucleotide sequence is from Halapricum desulfuricans.
CCAGCGACGGGCCGTACACCACTTCGGTCACTGCGAGCCGGCCCTCGGTCAGCGCGACGAAGGCGTTGGCCGTGGTGTAGGTGTCAGTGATGAAGACCCCGACCCGGGTCAGCAGCGCGATGTAACACAGCGAGCCGAGAAACAGCGCCAGCCCGCGCCGGTCGCCGAAGACGAGCCGGCCGGCCCGTCGGGGGAGGTCGCTTTCCGCCACGCGTCGGCGCATCTCCGAGCGCGTCGTCGTCATCGCTGCACCTCGACCGTGATCGGTTTTTCGCGCACGACCGTATCGCCGTCGCGCTCCTTGAGCGTGACCCGGAGCGTCGCCTCGTATTCGGACTGTTCGGGCGGATTATCGAGCGTCAGACGGGAGATCGAAAGGGTCTGACGGGCGCTCACAGAGGGACAGAGGAAGGCCGTCGTGCCGACCTGTCGTCCCATTGTCGGGATCGACACGCGGTAGGAGACGAGCGGGTGTCCGGAGACGTTCGAGACGGTGACGACAGCGTCCGGAATCGAGAGGTAGTACGTCTCGGAACCGAACCGTCCGGTCGTGATCGTCGCCTCGTCGGGGAGCGATTCGACGGCGATGTCGGCCGTGCCTCCCGCTCCGGAGGGTTCACAGCCCGGCTGGTCGGTCAGGTCGACGGCTCCCACGAGGGGTCCAGACACCAGCGTCACGGCCACGATGATCGTGATTACGCCGGAGACGACTGCCCGCGTCTGGTCCATCATTTGGTCGGTGAATGATTACATGGTTAAAGGTATCGTATGTGTCTGACTGGGGGCAGTGCGACGATAATCGCGACGCCAACACTACCAACGTTACTGCTCTCACTTACCACGACAATTGTGCGGGTGACCGAAGCTGTTCTCGAGCGTGAAGATCTGACGCTGCTGCAGCGACGAGAGATCACTGAGACGCTCTGGACACGCGCGATTCAGTTCGACATCGAGTTGGCCATCGAGCGCGAAACCCACCCGCATTCGGGGTGGATGCGGAGGAGTCGCTATTCGGGGATCTCGTAGGTGCCGATCGTGCTCGAGGAGTCGCCACTGTCCGATGTCCAGACGACAGAGATTTCGCTACCACTGCCGTAGTCGCCGCTTCCTACTGTCGCGATCAGATCGCCGGATGTGAAGTCGCTACCACCCAGACCGGGACTAACGCTACTGCCATCAACTTTTACGTCGAGATTGTCGCCGTCAAGCGTATCACCACTCTCATGGTAGATATCGACTTGCGACCCAGTGTCGTCGAATTCGAGCGTTGCTGTCGGTGTCGTGGTGGTCGTGTCGCCCAATCCGAGTACGAACGACGCGATGACCGCCGCGAGGATCACCGTGATCGCGACCATCAAGATTACGCCGATCACCGGACTGACCGCGTCGTCGTCCGAGATGAGTTCTTTCAGTTCCATTGTTGATCACTTGTTGGCACGCCAGCGCGAGCACGTACACGACTGCGACCGACGCATCCGAATCCGTGACCGCGTGCCCGGCTCGCGTGTCTGCTTCTTTCTGTCGAGAAGGGACTACATAAAGCTTTACTATCGTTCTGTCTATACCGCTCCCGTCGTGCGTTTTCTCGGCGTGAGAACGCCTCGTTCCCCGTTTTCAGTCCGGAAAAACAAGCCACTGGGTGGCTTACCTCGGCCTCTTATTTGATACGTGAAACCGTACCACGAAAAAGGACGCTATCAAATCTGAGTACAGCCTGCCAGAGTCGATAGTTCAGGACGACGATTTCGGAGGAACTCGACTCCCGGAAGCGCGCTGTCAGGTGATTGGACGGCCCGCGACCCAAACCACAACCACTACTACCGGGGGCAGACCAGAGTGGCGTATGGAGATTGGAGTCATCGGACTCGGTCGGATGGGACGTATCGTCGCGGATCGACTGCTCGCGGACGGCCACAGCGTGGTCGCCTACGACGTCGACCCCGA
It contains:
- a CDS encoding type IV pilin, producing the protein MELKELISDDDAVSPVIGVILMVAITVILAAVIASFVLGLGDTTTTTPTATLEFDDTGSQVDIYHESGDTLDGDNLDVKVDGSSVSPGLGGSDFTSGDLIATVGSGDYGSGSEISVVWTSDSGDSSSTIGTYEIPE